A genome region from Bradyrhizobium commune includes the following:
- a CDS encoding tetratricopeptide repeat protein: MAREAAAGFVSRARALARGLSRHVRKAPALAACLVIGLTIDLGAARAADAIRGEASFSAGGGFARLVIKLGEDVPSEVTTAGSILIIRFDRPVDVPVDRVPEGAPDYVNSARRDPDGGAIRLSLSRRVTVNTMNAGERTFVDLLPEGWKGPPPSLPMDVVKELAERARAAERALRAQRAAAESKKRPPIRVRASVQPTFVRFVFEMPDGVGVSSVLNEQKLTLAFNANLNFDLADAVVAAPPNVASIKQKADLDQTSVEILLIGDSDVHSFRDDKNYVVDVAFQPDKGKAAATPEAAIAQAKSGGHGPAPAAEKPMAEKPKEAHREITPPTSETIAREAKIDVKPDVKPEMKSEGKPEAPAAMAPAEAPKPAPMATMPEVPPAAEAPKPAPPAMETAAPVAPMKPMAPAVAELPKDAMKEAAKEPAKEMPMEAVKETAKETAKAAPAEAPAPVASQPTAASVDARRDSDGLRVTFPLQVATPAAAFRRGDTVWLVFDSQKPIDVEAIRARGGAMIGDVSRMPLEKGQAVRIRLTRPLVYSLTSEEVGKETNWLLTLADKIQATPLPLMMSRNITDPALANIAIPFANPGLLHKLTDPDAGDMLYVVTAQRPVRGFIKRQDLVDLSLLESAHGIAIRPNSDEVGVEVGLDKVILGKKGGLTLSPVDVSAERAPTAVRPVFNPEGWRKGQSEDFWTRQSDLITAISAVDPAQRSLPRLDLAQFYMSRAMYHEAKSVTDVMLTDPLNKEESGALIMHAIASILIGRPAQGLKDLANPVIGNSHDSQLWKALAYARQGKWADAREKFKNVEFAIASLPLDIQRIVTMDAMRASLEVKDYAGASKRRGEIEVVGVSPEAAPAFAVLRGRLAEALGHDKDALDDYKFAVASSDRPAAAEAKQLEVALRQKRDEISKEDALRELETLSMTWRGDAIEVKTLQMLSQMYAENGRYRDALTAARTATRLQPNAEASRQAQDLASDLFTQIFLGPKGDELPPVEALGMFYEFRELTPIGRRGDELIRRLADRLASIDLLDQAAELLQYQVDHRLEGAARAQVAARLAMIYLANRKPDFAITALRASRISDLSGELRQQRLLLEARAQSDVGRHDLALDIVSNVSGREVLRLRSDIFWAARRWRESAEQIELYYGERFRDFKPLNAVEKSDIIRAAVGYALADDSIGLSRFREKYAPLMSESADRLAFDIASKPAGASSAEFAEIAKLAASVDTLDGFLREMKQRFPDATARAPASPQAKDETEHTGSLPSIPVVRQIKMTR; the protein is encoded by the coding sequence ATGGCGCGAGAGGCTGCCGCTGGATTTGTGTCGCGAGCCCGCGCCCTGGCGCGGGGGCTGTCGCGTCACGTCCGCAAGGCACCGGCGCTGGCGGCCTGTCTCGTGATCGGCCTTACGATCGATCTTGGCGCGGCCCGTGCGGCCGATGCTATCAGGGGCGAGGCGAGCTTTTCGGCCGGTGGCGGCTTTGCCCGTCTCGTCATCAAGCTCGGCGAGGACGTTCCCTCCGAGGTGACGACCGCCGGCTCCATTCTCATCATTCGCTTCGACCGCCCCGTCGACGTTCCCGTCGACCGCGTGCCGGAAGGTGCGCCCGACTACGTCAACTCTGCCCGCCGGGATCCCGACGGCGGCGCCATCCGGCTGTCGCTGTCGCGGCGCGTCACCGTCAACACCATGAATGCCGGTGAGCGCACCTTCGTCGACCTGTTGCCGGAGGGCTGGAAGGGACCGCCACCGAGCCTGCCGATGGACGTGGTGAAGGAGCTCGCCGAGCGCGCGCGCGCCGCCGAACGGGCGCTGCGTGCCCAGCGTGCCGCGGCAGAGAGCAAGAAGCGTCCGCCGATCCGCGTGCGCGCCTCGGTGCAACCGACCTTCGTGCGCTTCGTGTTCGAGATGCCCGACGGTGTCGGCGTCTCCTCCGTGCTCAACGAGCAGAAGCTCACGCTCGCCTTCAACGCCAACCTCAATTTCGATCTGGCCGATGCGGTCGTGGCGGCGCCGCCGAATGTCGCCTCGATCAAGCAGAAGGCCGATCTTGACCAGACCTCGGTCGAGATCTTGCTGATCGGCGATTCCGACGTGCACTCCTTCCGCGACGACAAGAACTACGTCGTCGACGTCGCCTTCCAGCCCGACAAGGGCAAGGCGGCCGCGACGCCCGAAGCTGCGATTGCGCAAGCCAAGTCCGGCGGTCACGGACCGGCGCCGGCCGCGGAAAAGCCTATGGCCGAGAAGCCGAAGGAGGCGCATCGCGAGATCACGCCGCCGACCTCGGAGACGATCGCGCGCGAAGCCAAAATCGACGTTAAGCCTGACGTCAAGCCCGAGATGAAATCAGAGGGCAAGCCGGAAGCTCCCGCCGCGATGGCGCCCGCCGAAGCGCCGAAGCCGGCTCCTATGGCGACCATGCCTGAAGTGCCGCCTGCTGCGGAGGCGCCCAAGCCCGCGCCACCGGCCATGGAAACGGCAGCACCAGTCGCGCCGATGAAGCCGATGGCGCCCGCCGTTGCCGAGCTGCCCAAGGACGCCATGAAAGAGGCTGCCAAGGAGCCGGCGAAAGAAATGCCGATGGAGGCTGTCAAGGAAACGGCCAAGGAAACGGCCAAGGCTGCGCCAGCCGAAGCGCCGGCCCCCGTTGCGTCGCAGCCCACTGCCGCCAGCGTCGATGCGCGCCGTGACAGCGACGGCCTGCGCGTCACGTTCCCGCTTCAGGTCGCTACGCCCGCCGCGGCGTTCCGCCGCGGCGACACGGTGTGGCTGGTGTTCGACTCGCAGAAGCCGATCGATGTCGAAGCAATCCGCGCCAGGGGTGGTGCGATGATCGGCGACGTCAGCCGCATGCCGCTCGAAAAGGGGCAGGCGGTGCGCATCCGTCTCACCCGACCGCTGGTCTATTCGCTGACCAGCGAGGAGGTCGGCAAGGAGACCAACTGGCTGTTGACGCTCGCCGACAAGATCCAGGCGACGCCGCTGCCGCTGATGATGTCGCGCAACATCACCGATCCCGCGCTCGCCAACATCGCCATCCCCTTCGCCAATCCGGGCCTGCTGCACAAGCTCACCGATCCCGACGCCGGCGACATGCTCTATGTCGTCACTGCGCAGCGGCCGGTCCGCGGCTTCATCAAGCGGCAGGACCTGGTCGACCTCTCGCTCTTGGAATCCGCGCATGGCATCGCGATCCGGCCGAATTCCGACGAGGTCGGTGTCGAGGTCGGATTGGACAAGGTCATTCTCGGCAAGAAGGGTGGCCTGACGCTGTCACCGGTCGACGTCTCGGCCGAGCGGGCGCCGACCGCCGTGCGGCCGGTGTTCAATCCCGAAGGCTGGCGCAAGGGCCAGTCGGAGGACTTCTGGACCCGCCAGAGCGATCTGATCACGGCGATCTCGGCGGTCGATCCGGCGCAGCGCTCGCTGCCGCGGCTCGATCTCGCGCAGTTCTACATGTCGCGCGCCATGTATCACGAGGCCAAGTCCGTCACCGACGTGATGCTGACCGACCCCCTCAACAAGGAGGAGAGCGGCGCGCTGATCATGCACGCGATCGCGAGCATCCTGATCGGGCGGCCGGCGCAGGGCCTGAAGGATCTCGCCAATCCCGTGATCGGCAACAGCCACGATTCCCAGCTCTGGAAGGCGCTCGCTTACGCGCGCCAGGGCAAATGGGCGGATGCCCGCGAGAAATTCAAGAACGTCGAATTCGCCATCGCCTCGCTGCCGCTCGACATCCAGCGCATCGTGACGATGGACGCGATGCGCGCCTCGCTCGAGGTGAAGGACTATGCCGGCGCCTCCAAGCGCCGCGGCGAGATCGAGGTGGTCGGCGTCTCGCCCGAGGCCGCGCCCGCATTTGCGGTTTTGCGCGGCCGGCTCGCCGAGGCGCTCGGCCACGACAAGGACGCGCTCGACGACTACAAATTCGCGGTCGCCTCGAGCGACCGGCCAGCGGCGGCGGAGGCCAAGCAGCTCGAGGTCGCGTTACGGCAGAAGCGCGACGAGATCAGCAAGGAAGATGCGTTGCGCGAGCTCGAGACGCTGTCGATGACCTGGCGCGGCGACGCGATCGAGGTCAAGACGCTCCAGATGCTGTCGCAGATGTATGCAGAGAACGGCCGCTACCGCGATGCGCTCACGGCTGCGCGCACCGCGACCAGGCTCCAGCCGAATGCCGAAGCCTCGCGCCAGGCGCAGGATCTGGCGTCGGATCTGTTCACGCAGATCTTCCTGGGGCCCAAGGGCGACGAGCTGCCGCCGGTCGAGGCGCTCGGGATGTTCTATGAGTTCCGCGAGCTGACGCCGATCGGTCGCCGCGGCGACGAGCTGATCCGTCGTCTGGCCGATCGTCTCGCCTCGATCGATCTGCTCGACCAGGCCGCCGAGCTGCTGCAATACCAGGTCGACCACCGCCTCGAAGGCGCCGCGCGTGCGCAGGTCGCCGCGCGCCTAGCCATGATCTATCTCGCCAACCGCAAGCCCGACTTTGCGATCACGGCGCTGCGCGCAAGCCGTATCAGCGATCTCTCTGGCGAGCTGCGGCAGCAGCGCCTGTTGCTGGAAGCGCGCGCGCAGAGCGACGTCGGCCGCCATGACCTCGCGCTCGACATCGTTTCCAATGTCAGCGGGCGCGAGGTGCTCCGCCTGCGCTCCGACATCTTCTGGGCGGCGCGGCGCTGGCGTGAATCTGCCGAGCAGATCGAGCTCTACTACGGCGAGCGGTTCCGCGATTTCAAGCCGCTCAACGCGGTGGAGAAGAGCGACATCATCCGCGCCGCCGTCGGCTACGCGCTCGCCGATGATTCAATCGGCCTGTCGCGCTTCCGCGAGAAATACGCGCCGCTGATGAGCGAGAGCGCCGATCGGCTCGCCTTCGACATCGCCAGCAAGCCGGCCGGCGCCTCCAGCGCCGAATTCGCGGAGATCGCAAAACTCGCCGCAAGCGTCGACACGCTCGACGGCTTCCTGCGCGAGATGAAGCAGCGCTTTCCCGACGCGACTGCGCGTGCGCCGGCCTCACCGCAGGCCAAGGACGAGACCGAGCACACCGGCTCGCTGCCCTCGATCCCGGTCGTGCGCCAGATCAAGATGACGCGGTGA
- the fliP gene encoding flagellar type III secretion system pore protein FliP (The bacterial flagellar biogenesis protein FliP forms a type III secretion system (T3SS)-type pore required for flagellar assembly.) produces the protein MRLSTLPRRVLVPSVLIAAALLATALLATPAHAQDISINLGSQGGGGVTERAIQLIALLTVLSIAPSILIMMTSFTRIVVVLSLLRTAMGTATAPPNSVILALAMFLTFFVMGPVLQKSYDDGIRPLVANQISVEDALQRASVPLRGFMQKNVREKDLKLFLDLSGEPPPATPDELALRILVPAFMISELKRAFEIGFLLFLPFLIIDLVVASVLMSMGMMMLPPATISLPFKLIFFVLVDGWSLVAGSLVQSYGG, from the coding sequence GTGAGGCTGTCGACCCTCCCGCGTAGAGTTCTTGTCCCTTCTGTCCTGATCGCCGCGGCTTTGCTCGCCACGGCTTTGCTTGCAACCCCTGCGCATGCGCAGGACATCAGCATCAATCTCGGCAGCCAGGGGGGCGGCGGCGTCACCGAGCGCGCGATCCAGCTGATCGCACTGCTCACCGTGCTGTCGATCGCGCCGTCGATCCTGATCATGATGACGTCTTTCACGCGCATCGTGGTCGTGCTGTCGCTGCTGCGCACCGCGATGGGCACGGCAACCGCACCGCCCAACTCGGTGATCCTGGCGCTCGCGATGTTCCTCACCTTCTTCGTGATGGGGCCGGTGCTGCAAAAATCCTACGACGACGGCATCCGCCCGCTCGTCGCCAATCAGATCAGCGTCGAGGACGCGCTCCAACGCGCCTCCGTCCCCTTGCGCGGCTTCATGCAGAAGAACGTGCGCGAGAAAGACCTGAAGCTGTTCCTCGATCTCTCCGGCGAGCCGCCGCCGGCCACCCCCGACGAGCTCGCACTGCGCATCCTCGTCCCCGCCTTCATGATCTCCGAACTCAAGCGCGCCTTCGAGATCGGCTTCCTGTTGTTCCTGCCGTTCCTGATCATCGACCTCGTGGTCGCATCCGTGCTGATGTCGATGGGCATGATGATGCTGCCGCCCGCGACGATCTCGCTGCCGTTCAAGCTGATCTTCTTCGTGCTGGTCGACGGCTGGTCGCTGGTCGCGGGGAGCCTGGTGCAGAGCTACGGGGGATGA
- a CDS encoding flagellar biosynthetic protein FliO produces MNGSPITFIVAFIVVLALIGVAAWLVRRFATTRLGANTQRGRMPRLAVIDAAAVDGRRRLVLVRRDNVEHLLMIGGPTDIVVEPNIVRAAAGRDQIPQRPSAAEPPRLAPMPDAGGWADEAPRPEVLDHPEPQMPEPPPRPARPSFADEVRRPAPALAERRSDPLAGFSPEPIAPRPEREPRPEPLPPRVARNEPPLMPRPPRQSEPVKVPPVRAERAAAPPPPPVPQAPPVPPPAAAVPSSAEQNLAEMAQRLEAALRRPAGETVAPPVAPEPPAPPPRVTRGEPSAPPARPVAEKTSFENLEDEMASLLGRPKPSS; encoded by the coding sequence ATGAACGGTAGCCCTATCACTTTCATCGTCGCGTTCATCGTCGTTCTGGCGTTGATCGGCGTCGCGGCGTGGCTGGTCCGCCGATTCGCGACCACCCGGCTCGGCGCCAACACCCAGCGCGGCAGGATGCCCCGGCTCGCGGTGATCGATGCGGCCGCAGTCGACGGCCGCCGGCGCCTGGTGCTGGTCCGGCGTGACAATGTCGAGCATCTGCTGATGATTGGCGGCCCCACCGACATCGTCGTCGAGCCGAACATCGTCCGCGCCGCAGCCGGCCGCGACCAGATTCCGCAACGCCCCAGTGCCGCCGAGCCGCCGCGCCTTGCCCCGATGCCCGATGCCGGCGGCTGGGCCGACGAAGCGCCGCGGCCCGAAGTGCTCGACCATCCCGAGCCACAAATGCCGGAGCCGCCGCCGCGGCCCGCGCGTCCCTCCTTCGCCGACGAGGTTCGTCGTCCGGCGCCCGCTTTGGCCGAGCGCCGCAGCGATCCTCTCGCCGGCTTTTCGCCCGAGCCGATTGCGCCGCGCCCCGAGCGTGAGCCCCGCCCCGAGCCGCTGCCGCCGCGCGTGGCCCGCAACGAACCGCCGCTGATGCCGCGTCCGCCCCGCCAGAGCGAGCCGGTGAAGGTGCCGCCGGTGCGGGCCGAGCGCGCAGCCGCACCGCCGCCTCCGCCGGTGCCGCAGGCTCCGCCCGTGCCGCCCCCGGCCGCCGCCGTACCGTCGAGCGCCGAACAAAATCTCGCCGAGATGGCCCAGCGCCTCGAGGCTGCCCTGCGCCGTCCGGCCGGCGAGACGGTCGCGCCTCCGGTTGCACCGGAGCCGCCTGCACCGCCACCGCGCGTAACGCGCGGCGAGCCGTCGGCCCCGCCTGCGAGACCTGTCGCGGAGAAGACCAGCTTTGAAAACCTCGAAGACGAGATGGCCTCGCTGCTCGGCCGTCCGAAGCCGTCTTCGTGA
- the flgB gene encoding flagellar basal body rod protein FlgB gives MSINDLPVLSALRTKMQWHQERQRVLSENVSNSDTPNFRPRELVEPKFDKTGAAAGSMGPLAMTVTSVSHMTPSGAASSFDQNKNAGFETRPAGNAVNLEEEMMKSANNQMDYAAVTSLYSKSLHLLKTAIGKG, from the coding sequence ATGTCCATCAACGATCTTCCGGTGCTGTCGGCGCTTCGCACCAAGATGCAGTGGCACCAGGAACGCCAGCGCGTCCTGTCCGAGAACGTCTCCAACTCCGACACCCCCAATTTCCGGCCGCGCGAGCTGGTCGAGCCGAAATTCGACAAGACCGGCGCTGCCGCGGGCTCGATGGGCCCCCTGGCCATGACCGTCACCAGCGTCTCCCACATGACGCCGTCGGGCGCGGCCTCGAGCTTCGACCAGAACAAGAATGCGGGTTTCGAGACCCGTCCTGCGGGCAATGCCGTCAATCTCGAAGAGGAGATGATGAAATCCGCCAACAACCAGATGGATTACGCGGCGGTGACCTCGCTCTATTCGAAGAGCCTGCATCTCCTGAAGACGGCGATCGGCAAGGGCTAG
- the flgC gene encoding flagellar basal body rod protein FlgC, whose amino-acid sequence MANDSSDFARSMAIATSGLRAQAGRMRVISENIANADSTSPTAGGDPYRRKVPTFSSALDRTLDAQVVTLGKIKPDQSNFRVKYEPSNPAADASGNVKYPNVNSVVEMTDMRDAQRSYEANVNIISATRRMIQRTLDILKT is encoded by the coding sequence ATGGCGAATGACAGCAGCGACTTTGCCCGTTCGATGGCGATTGCGACCTCCGGACTGCGCGCGCAGGCCGGGCGCATGCGGGTGATCTCGGAGAACATCGCGAATGCCGATTCGACGTCGCCGACCGCCGGCGGCGATCCCTACCGCCGCAAGGTCCCGACGTTCTCCTCCGCGCTCGACCGCACGCTCGATGCGCAGGTCGTCACGCTCGGCAAGATCAAGCCCGACCAGTCCAACTTCCGCGTCAAATACGAGCCGAGCAATCCGGCCGCGGATGCCAGCGGCAACGTCAAATATCCCAACGTGAATTCGGTGGTCGAGATGACCGACATGCGCGATGCGCAGCGGTCCTACGAGGCCAACGTCAACATCATCAGTGCGACGCGCCGGATGATCCAGCGCACGCTCGACATCCTCAAGACCTGA
- the fliE gene encoding flagellar hook-basal body complex protein FliE: MATPTIAANAYANLARVLENSGAGKGSEASGQSFASLLKDAVGSVMESGRKSDAQTVAMAAGKANVMDVVTAVADTDVAVSTLVSVRDRVIAAYEDIMKMPI; the protein is encoded by the coding sequence ATGGCAACACCGACAATCGCCGCCAATGCTTATGCCAACCTCGCCCGCGTGCTGGAGAACAGCGGCGCCGGCAAGGGCAGCGAGGCAAGTGGGCAGTCCTTTGCTTCGCTGCTGAAAGACGCGGTCGGCAGCGTGATGGAGTCCGGCCGCAAGTCGGACGCGCAGACGGTGGCGATGGCCGCCGGCAAGGCCAACGTCATGGACGTGGTGACCGCAGTCGCCGACACCGACGTCGCGGTGTCCACGCTGGTCTCGGTCCGCGACCGCGTGATCGCGGCGTATGAAGACATCATGAAGATGCCGATCTGA
- the fliQ gene encoding flagellar biosynthesis protein FliQ, whose amino-acid sequence MTGPETLDVARDAIWTIVIVSSPLMVVGLVVGVIVSLFQALTQIQEQTLIYVPKILAIFATMLLALPFMADALHSHMLRISSRIIGG is encoded by the coding sequence ATGACCGGACCTGAAACCCTCGACGTCGCACGCGATGCGATCTGGACCATCGTGATCGTGTCGTCGCCGCTGATGGTGGTGGGGCTCGTGGTCGGCGTCATCGTGTCGTTGTTCCAGGCGCTGACGCAGATCCAGGAGCAGACGTTGATCTACGTGCCGAAGATTCTGGCCATCTTCGCCACGATGCTGTTGGCGCTACCGTTCATGGCGGACGCACTCCATTCCCATATGCTGCGGATCTCGTCGCGAATCATCGGCGGCTGA
- the fliR gene encoding flagellar biosynthetic protein FliR — protein MRIDVSLLPALAAAFMLAFARVGAMVMLLPGLGETNIPTRVKLSIALLLTLIILPLHRNAYHVDMGSLAPLLVLMLHEIVIGIVLGATARVTLAALQVAGAVIAQQMGLGFVTSVDPTQGQQGVLVGNFLTMLGVTLLFATDSHHLVIAALNDSYAIFSPGETVSSGDVASLATRAFSAAFLLGLQLSGPFLVFGLVFNIGLGVLARLMPQMQVYFVGVPLSIFAGFLVLAVVLTAMMGTFLDYFIGVMHQMMPLK, from the coding sequence ATGCGCATCGACGTCTCGCTGCTGCCGGCGCTTGCCGCAGCCTTCATGCTCGCCTTCGCCCGGGTCGGTGCGATGGTGATGTTGCTGCCTGGCCTGGGCGAGACCAACATCCCGACGCGGGTCAAGCTGTCGATCGCGCTCCTGCTCACGCTGATCATCCTGCCGCTGCATCGCAACGCCTATCACGTCGACATGGGCTCGCTGGCGCCGCTCCTGGTGTTGATGCTGCATGAGATCGTGATCGGCATCGTGCTCGGCGCGACCGCGCGCGTGACGCTGGCGGCCCTGCAGGTCGCAGGCGCGGTGATCGCGCAGCAGATGGGGCTCGGCTTCGTCACGTCCGTCGATCCGACGCAGGGGCAGCAGGGTGTGCTGGTCGGCAACTTCCTGACCATGCTTGGCGTCACGCTGCTATTTGCCACCGATAGCCATCATCTCGTGATCGCGGCGCTGAACGACAGCTACGCGATCTTTTCGCCGGGCGAGACCGTGTCGAGCGGTGATGTCGCTTCCCTTGCCACGCGGGCCTTTTCCGCCGCGTTTCTGCTCGGCCTCCAGCTTTCCGGGCCGTTCCTGGTGTTCGGCCTCGTCTTCAACATCGGGCTCGGCGTGCTGGCGCGGTTGATGCCGCAGATGCAGGTCTATTTTGTCGGTGTGCCGCTGTCGATTTTCGCCGGCTTTCTGGTGCTCGCGGTGGTGCTCACGGCGATGATGGGCACGTTCCTCGACTACTTCATCGGTGTCATGCACCAGATGATGCCGCTGAAATAA
- the flhB gene encoding flagellar biosynthesis protein FlhB, with amino-acid sequence MAEDNDPESQTEDPTQKRLDEALERGDVAKSQEINTWFMIAGGTLVVSTFSGSVGSGLLTPMRNLLANSWMIKTDPGNLLALMQQIEVAVLAAVGVPLLMLVLAAIAGNMLQHRLVWSAESLIPKFSKLSPAAGFKRIFGKQAAANFLKGIGKLVVLGAVMTVILWPERHRMEAMVKLDPAAILGATTSMIIHLLGAVVAALAIIAIGDYFFQYRTWFQRQKMSLQEIKEEFKQSEGDPHIKGKIRQLRQQRAKKRMMAAVPKASVIITNPTHYSVALSYERGMSAPICVAKGVDNLAFKIREIAREHDIPIVENVPLARALYATVDIDQEIPMEHYHAVAEVIGYVMRMKRGFSAARQ; translated from the coding sequence ATGGCGGAAGACAACGATCCAGAGAGTCAAACAGAAGACCCGACGCAAAAACGTCTCGACGAGGCGCTCGAACGCGGCGACGTCGCCAAGAGCCAGGAGATCAACACCTGGTTCATGATCGCGGGCGGCACGCTCGTGGTGTCGACCTTCTCGGGCTCGGTCGGCAGCGGGCTGCTGACGCCGATGCGCAACCTGCTCGCCAATTCCTGGATGATCAAGACCGACCCCGGCAACCTGCTTGCCCTGATGCAGCAGATCGAGGTTGCGGTGCTCGCGGCCGTCGGCGTGCCTCTCTTGATGCTGGTGCTGGCGGCCATTGCCGGCAACATGCTGCAGCACCGGCTGGTGTGGTCGGCCGAATCCCTGATCCCCAAATTCAGCAAGCTTTCGCCCGCGGCGGGCTTCAAGCGCATCTTCGGCAAGCAGGCGGCGGCGAATTTTCTCAAGGGCATCGGCAAGCTCGTCGTGCTCGGCGCCGTCATGACCGTGATCCTGTGGCCCGAGCGGCACCGCATGGAGGCGATGGTCAAGCTCGATCCGGCCGCCATACTGGGCGCCACCACCAGCATGATCATCCATCTGCTCGGCGCCGTGGTCGCCGCGCTCGCGATCATCGCGATTGGGGACTATTTCTTCCAGTATCGGACCTGGTTCCAGCGGCAGAAAATGTCGCTCCAGGAGATCAAGGAAGAGTTCAAGCAGTCCGAAGGCGACCCGCACATCAAGGGCAAGATCAGGCAGTTGCGGCAGCAGCGCGCCAAGAAGCGCATGATGGCGGCGGTTCCAAAGGCCTCCGTGATCATCACCAACCCGACCCACTATTCGGTGGCTTTGTCCTACGAGCGCGGCATGTCGGCGCCGATCTGCGTCGCCAAGGGCGTCGACAATCTCGCCTTCAAGATCAGGGAGATCGCGCGCGAGCACGACATCCCGATCGTCGAGAACGTGCCGCTGGCGCGCGCGCTCTACGCCACCGTCGATATCGACCAGGAAATCCCGATGGAGCATTACCACGCGGTCGCCGAAGTCATCGGCTACGTGATGCGAATGAAGCGCGGATTTAGTGCCGCAAGGCAGTAA